Proteins co-encoded in one Bacteroidota bacterium genomic window:
- a CDS encoding patatin-like phospholipase family protein, whose amino-acid sequence MKKLFLHPSFRRFIFFFPFQLLFLHLKKNILLLSIWGLLFGIVTQSFAPRYGIPYLFLNPEYLDEVSALSYFIVGFACGGFTMAFNIASYILNSFRFPFLATLSHPFTKYCINNYIIPCVFLFVYVWNIISFLRGEQIYSVTEIMTFVGGFLGGFTLFVVVTLLYFFRTNKDIHRMFGVKPQEEKDTKLLQRFQKRSDSWKNPYLIKESRDWYVETYLSNLFRVRLVRAVRHYKREMLKKVFSQNYRNAGIYSSIAIITLLGFGFFREVPFLMFPAGASVFLLLTMLIMLPVPLYTIFKGWAPVVLLLFMVVLNYLYQFDFFNNINKVYGLNYETEKAIFNNKRLNEFASQKDTAAADFKNMIEILNKWRLKNLKSTLEKNEKPKFVIVCTSGGGLRSSLWTFQSLQFADSLLQGELMKHIALITGASGGMIGAAYLRERYWQSQSGKANLYSQNYLSDVSKDILNSVAFSIATSDWFLSLQKVSYGKYKYNKDRGYVFEERMDENLGNVFEGKRLFDYRLVESEAIVPMMIFSPTIVNDGRKLIVSSLPVSFLTQNAKTANLHVTQLNDGIEFSRFFRKQSADSILFTSVLRMSSTFPYITPIVSLPSEPAIEIMDAGMRDNYGIEVALKYLYVFKNWIETNTSGVVIIQIRDRHKEFPIEENPLPTMMGALTRPLGSFYGNLFYMQDFTQSQEIEFISSWFNGQIDIVDFDLKNEVPDKISLSWHLTNHEKQKVANSIDLPENRESIDKLRRLLE is encoded by the coding sequence ATGAAAAAATTATTTCTGCATCCAAGTTTTAGACGGTTTATTTTCTTTTTCCCATTCCAGTTGCTTTTTCTTCATCTGAAAAAAAATATTCTCCTTCTTTCCATCTGGGGTTTGCTTTTTGGTATCGTTACCCAGTCGTTTGCTCCCCGCTATGGAATTCCTTATTTATTCCTGAATCCTGAATATCTTGATGAGGTTTCTGCACTTTCTTATTTTATCGTTGGCTTTGCCTGCGGAGGATTCACCATGGCATTCAATATTGCCAGTTATATACTTAACAGTTTTCGCTTTCCTTTTCTTGCCACGCTTTCACACCCGTTTACAAAATATTGCATCAATAATTACATTATTCCGTGTGTTTTCCTTTTTGTTTATGTGTGGAACATTATTTCATTTCTCAGAGGCGAACAAATTTATTCTGTCACTGAGATTATGACTTTTGTTGGAGGATTTCTTGGTGGGTTTACTTTATTTGTGGTGGTAACTCTTTTATATTTTTTCAGGACGAATAAAGACATTCACAGAATGTTTGGTGTGAAACCACAGGAAGAAAAAGATACGAAACTGCTTCAGCGTTTTCAGAAAAGAAGTGATTCGTGGAAAAACCCCTACCTTATAAAAGAATCCCGCGACTGGTATGTAGAAACGTATCTGAGTAATTTATTTCGCGTCCGTCTGGTTCGTGCTGTGCGGCACTATAAGCGCGAGATGCTTAAAAAGGTTTTTAGCCAGAATTACAGGAATGCTGGAATATATTCTTCCATTGCAATAATCACGCTGCTCGGATTTGGATTTTTTCGTGAAGTGCCTTTTCTCATGTTCCCCGCAGGTGCTAGTGTTTTTCTTTTGCTCACTATGCTCATCATGCTTCCTGTTCCCTTGTATACTATTTTTAAAGGATGGGCTCCGGTAGTACTTCTTCTGTTTATGGTTGTCCTGAATTATTTATATCAATTTGATTTTTTCAATAACATTAATAAAGTATATGGTTTAAATTACGAAACTGAAAAAGCTATTTTTAACAACAAACGCCTGAATGAATTTGCTTCGCAGAAAGATACAGCCGCTGCTGATTTCAAAAATATGATTGAGATTCTGAATAAATGGAGATTGAAAAACCTGAAATCAACGTTAGAAAAAAATGAAAAACCAAAGTTTGTAATAGTATGCACAAGCGGTGGCGGACTTCGTTCTTCCCTGTGGACTTTTCAATCTTTGCAGTTTGCAGATAGTTTATTGCAAGGTGAATTAATGAAACATATTGCACTCATTACCGGTGCCTCTGGCGGAATGATTGGCGCTGCTTATTTGCGTGAACGTTACTGGCAAAGTCAATCGGGCAAAGCAAATCTCTATAGCCAAAATTATCTCTCTGATGTCTCAAAAGATATTTTGAATTCAGTTGCCTTCAGCATTGCCACCAGCGATTGGTTTCTTTCTTTACAAAAAGTAAGCTATGGAAAATATAAGTACAATAAGGACAGAGGTTATGTTTTTGAAGAGCGGATGGATGAAAATCTGGGAAATGTTTTTGAAGGAAAGCGATTATTTGATTACCGATTAGTAGAATCAGAAGCGATTGTGCCGATGATGATTTTTTCTCCAACGATTGTAAATGACGGAAGAAAGCTTATTGTTTCGTCACTTCCTGTTTCATTTCTAACGCAGAACGCGAAAACTGCAAATCTCCATGTTACACAGCTGAATGATGGGATCGAGTTTTCCCGCTTCTTCAGAAAACAAAGTGCCGACAGCATTTTATTTACAAGTGTTTTGAGGATGAGTTCAACCTTTCCTTACATCACACCGATAGTTTCTCTGCCCAGCGAGCCCGCCATCGAAATAATGGATGCTGGCATGCGTGATAATTACGGAATAGAAGTGGCGTTGAAATATTTATATGTTTTCAAAAATTGGATAGAAACAAATACCAGTGGAGTTGTCATCATACAAATCCGTGACAGGCACAAAGAGTTTCCCATAGAAGAAAATCCTTTGCCCACTATGATGGGTGCTCTCACCCGCCCTCTAGGAAGTTTTTACGGAAATCTTTTTTATATGCAGGATTTCACTCAGAGCCAGGAAATTGAATTTATCAGCTCGTGGTTCAACGGGCAGATTGATATTGTTGATTTTGACCTGAAGAATGAAGTTCCAGACAAGATTTCTCTTTCATGGCATCTTACCAATCACGAAAAACAAAAAGTTGCAAACTCTATTGACCTTCCTGAAAACCGTGAATCCATAGATAAACTCCGCAGACTCTTAGAGTGA
- the aroC gene encoding chorismate synthase — MSNTLGKIFSLTTFGESHGVALGGVIDGCPAGLAIDLDFIQSELDRRRPGQSNIVSQRKEGDKVEFLSGIFEGKTTGTPIGFIIKNENQKPLDYDHLIDAYRPSHADFTYDKKYGIRDHKGGGRASARATVSSVVGGAIAKLLLNKSGIKISAYTSQVGDIKLLKDYHTLDLSKTDSNAVRCPDELIADTMIKKIEQVRKDGDTIGGVISCIAQNIPVGLGEPIFDKLNAELGKAMLGINAVKGFEIGSGFEGVKMKGSEHNDQFQITNDKLRMTNIRTKTNFSGGIQGGISNGEDIFFTVAFKPVATIMQKQMTVNSKGEEVELMGKGRHDPCVLPRAVSIVEAMCALVLADHLLRHRCTQM, encoded by the coding sequence ATGTCAAACACCCTCGGCAAAATATTTTCACTTACCACTTTTGGAGAATCGCACGGAGTTGCGTTGGGCGGTGTGATTGATGGCTGTCCTGCCGGGTTAGCAATTGATTTGGATTTTATTCAATCCGAACTTGACCGCAGAAGACCGGGACAATCCAACATTGTTTCGCAGCGGAAAGAAGGCGACAAAGTAGAATTCCTCTCTGGAATTTTTGAGGGCAAGACCACAGGAACTCCTATTGGCTTCATCATCAAAAACGAAAATCAAAAACCTCTAGACTACGATCATCTGATTGATGCGTATCGTCCTTCACACGCAGATTTTACCTACGATAAAAAATACGGCATCCGCGATCACAAAGGCGGAGGAAGAGCATCGGCACGTGCTACTGTTTCAAGTGTTGTTGGAGGAGCGATTGCAAAACTTCTTCTTAATAAGTCAGGAATTAAAATTTCTGCTTACACTTCGCAAGTTGGAGATATAAAACTTTTGAAAGATTATCACACGCTTGATTTATCTAAGACAGATTCCAACGCAGTGCGTTGTCCCGATGAGTTGATTGCCGACACGATGATTAAAAAAATTGAGCAGGTGAGAAAAGATGGCGATACGATTGGTGGAGTAATTTCCTGCATCGCGCAAAATATTCCGGTTGGTTTGGGCGAACCCATCTTTGACAAACTTAACGCAGAGTTAGGAAAAGCAATGCTTGGCATTAACGCAGTGAAAGGTTTTGAAATAGGAAGCGGATTTGAAGGCGTGAAGATGAAAGGAAGCGAGCACAATGACCAATTTCAAATTACGAATGACAAATTACGAATGACGAATATAAGAACCAAAACAAATTTCTCAGGAGGAATTCAAGGAGGAATTTCCAACGGAGAAGATATTTTTTTCACAGTAGCGTTCAAACCTGTTGCAACAATTATGCAAAAGCAAATGACAGTGAATTCAAAAGGAGAAGAAGTGGAGTTGATGGGAAAAGGTCGGCATGACCCTTGCGTTCTTCCCCGTGCGGTGTCGATTGTGGAGGCGATGTGCGCTCTGGTTCTGGCTGACCATTTGCTAAGGCACAGATGCACACAGATGTAA
- a CDS encoding DUF479 domain-containing protein — translation MNFLAHLYLSGNDEQLMIGNFIADSVKGSAYQKFPDGIKKGILLHRAIDYYSDNHPVFLKSVERLRPNYRKYAGVIVDIFYDHFLAKNWMDYSGKPLEQYADEVHSLMLKNVFHFPEKSLMFLKYAFRTNLFVSYASIEGIGDALYGMSRRTTFKSNMEFASEDLKKYYSEFENEFNQFLPQAKEFVKSWLINKSF, via the coding sequence ATGAACTTCCTCGCGCATTTATATCTCTCCGGCAACGATGAGCAACTGATGATCGGCAACTTCATTGCTGATTCGGTGAAGGGAAGTGCTTATCAGAAGTTTCCTGATGGAATCAAAAAAGGAATCCTGCTTCATCGAGCTATTGATTATTATTCTGACAATCATCCTGTATTTTTAAAAAGTGTTGAGCGGCTGCGCCCCAACTACAGGAAGTACGCAGGCGTTATCGTGGATATTTTTTATGACCACTTCCTTGCAAAGAACTGGATGGATTATTCCGGCAAACCGCTGGAGCAATACGCAGACGAAGTTCATTCGCTGATGTTAAAAAATGTTTTTCATTTTCCTGAAAAGTCGTTGATGTTTCTGAAATACGCTTTCAGGACCAATTTGTTTGTTTCGTATGCAAGCATTGAGGGAATAGGGGATGCGCTTTATGGAATGAGCAGGAGAACTACTTTCAAATCAAATATGGAATTTGCCTCGGAGGATTTGAAAAAGTATTATTCCGAATTCGAAAATGAATTCAATCAGTTTTTGCCTCAAGCGAAAGAATTTGTAAAAAGTTGGCTAATAAATAAATCCTTCTGA
- the ftcD gene encoding glutamate formimidoyltransferase — MKQLIECVPNFSEGNDLSIIKQITDEIKKVEGAKLLNVDPGKTTNRTVVTFVGAPDVCVEACFNAIKKAGELIDMSKHKGEHPRMGATDVCPFIPIFGISMEETAKFAQILAERVGKELKIPVYLYEHAQKNPARKNLAIIREGEYEGFFKKIKKTEWKPDFGPAEYDPKRGAIVIGAREFLVAYNVNLNTTSIRRANSVAFDVREAGRKVNDVVHPGTCKAVKGIGWYIAEYGIAQVSMNLTNINITPVHVAFDECVKSANNRGMRVTGSELVGLIPLQSLLDAGKYFLKKQNRSVGISEKELIKIAVKSLGLDELKPFKPEERIIEYQLTDKNKMNLIGMSLSDFADETASESPAPGGGSISAYIGALGISLGTMVANLSSHKKGWDEQWEEFSKWAEKGQKVKDELLKLVDEDTNAFNKIMSAFSLPRASAEEKKAREKEIQSATKYATEVPFSVMKLCYESMEIIEAMVRYGNPNSISDAGVGALCVRSAVLGAYLNVKINAKGLSDKNFARSIVQKGKRIEDNAKKMEIKILAIIRAKI, encoded by the coding sequence ATGAAACAACTTATTGAATGTGTTCCCAATTTTTCCGAAGGAAATGATTTGTCCATCATCAAGCAAATCACTGACGAGATTAAAAAAGTGGAAGGTGCAAAACTTCTGAATGTTGATCCGGGCAAAACAACGAATAGAACGGTGGTGACTTTTGTCGGAGCACCCGATGTCTGCGTTGAAGCATGTTTCAACGCCATCAAAAAAGCAGGAGAACTCATTGACATGAGCAAGCACAAAGGTGAGCATCCCCGCATGGGTGCAACAGATGTTTGCCCGTTCATTCCCATTTTCGGAATTTCTATGGAAGAGACTGCGAAGTTCGCGCAGATACTTGCCGAGCGTGTAGGAAAAGAATTGAAGATTCCTGTTTATTTATATGAACATGCTCAAAAGAATCCTGCCCGAAAAAATCTTGCTATCATCCGCGAAGGAGAGTACGAAGGATTTTTTAAAAAGATTAAAAAAACAGAATGGAAACCTGATTTTGGTCCGGCAGAATATGATCCAAAACGAGGAGCAATTGTAATTGGCGCAAGAGAATTTTTAGTTGCGTACAATGTGAATCTGAATACGACTTCTATTCGCAGAGCAAATTCTGTTGCATTTGATGTTCGTGAGGCAGGAAGAAAAGTAAATGATGTAGTTCATCCTGGCACATGTAAAGCTGTGAAAGGAATCGGCTGGTACATTGCGGAATACGGAATCGCTCAGGTAAGCATGAATCTCACCAACATCAACATCACTCCTGTTCACGTTGCGTTTGATGAATGCGTAAAAAGCGCAAACAATCGGGGAATGCGTGTGACTGGTTCTGAACTTGTAGGATTAATTCCATTGCAATCATTACTTGATGCAGGAAAATATTTTCTGAAAAAACAAAATCGTTCTGTCGGTATTTCAGAAAAAGAATTAATAAAGATTGCTGTGAAGTCACTCGGGTTAGATGAACTCAAACCTTTCAAACCGGAAGAACGAATAATCGAATATCAACTCACAGACAAAAACAAAATGAATTTAATCGGAATGTCTCTCAGCGATTTCGCTGATGAAACGGCAAGTGAAAGTCCTGCCCCGGGCGGTGGAAGCATTTCAGCATACATCGGTGCGCTTGGAATTTCCCTCGGAACAATGGTGGCGAATCTTTCTTCACACAAGAAAGGCTGGGACGAGCAGTGGGAAGAATTTTCAAAATGGGCTGAGAAAGGGCAGAAAGTAAAAGATGAACTTTTGAAACTAGTAGATGAAGATACAAATGCTTTCAATAAAATCATGAGCGCATTCAGTTTGCCGAGAGCCAGTGCAGAAGAAAAGAAAGCGAGAGAAAAGGAAATTCAATCTGCAACGAAATACGCAACTGAAGTTCCTTTCAGTGTAATGAAGTTGTGCTATGAGTCAATGGAAATCATTGAAGCAATGGTGCGATATGGAAATCCTAATTCTATTTCTGACGCAGGAGTGGGAGCACTCTGTGTTAGAAGCGCGGTGCTGGGTGCTTACCTCAACGTGAAAATCAATGCAAAAGGTTTATCGGACAAGAATTTTGCGCGAAGTATTGTACAGAAAGGCAAAAGAATTGAAGATAATGCGAAAAAAATGGAAATAAAAATTCTTGCCATTATCAGAGCGAAAATCTGA
- a CDS encoding imidazolonepropionase: MKILIKNIKSLVQVRESGIKKVSGVEMKKLPCLENAWLAIKDDKIADFGEMKDFPGITDWSSLQVIDATDKLVFPCWCDSHTHIVFAGSREKEFVDRINGLSYEEIAKRGGGILNSAKKLNEASEEELIQSALKRLNEIMMTGTSAVEIKSGYGLSLESELKMLRVIKKLKTLSPLTIKATFLGAHAVPSGTTKEKYIDAIINEMLPQIAEEKLADYCDVFCEKDYFMKEDTIKILTAANKFGLKGKVHAEQLSHSGGVEAGVECGGISVDHLEFVNDNDISLLKKSETMPTILPGAQYFLCLQYPPARKMIDAGLPLAIASDYNPGSSPSGNMNFMVAHACVHYKLTPEEAINAATINSAFAMNLSATHGSIAIGKQANIFITKEIPDYSFIPYSFANDLIGIVILNGKIQT; this comes from the coding sequence ATGAAGATTTTAATAAAAAATATAAAATCACTCGTTCAAGTTCGCGAAAGCGGAATTAAAAAAGTTTCTGGCGTTGAGATGAAAAAACTTCCTTGTCTTGAAAACGCATGGCTGGCAATTAAAGATGATAAGATTGCAGATTTTGGCGAAATGAAAGATTTTCCCGGCATTACTGACTGGAGCAGTCTGCAGGTGATTGACGCAACCGACAAACTCGTTTTTCCCTGCTGGTGCGATTCACACACGCACATTGTTTTTGCCGGCTCGCGCGAAAAAGAATTTGTGGACAGGATAAATGGTTTGAGTTATGAAGAAATTGCAAAACGTGGTGGAGGAATTCTGAACTCCGCAAAAAAACTTAATGAAGCTTCGGAAGAAGAATTGATTCAATCCGCTTTGAAACGGCTGAATGAAATCATGATGACCGGAACTAGTGCAGTGGAAATCAAAAGCGGTTACGGACTTTCTCTTGAATCGGAATTGAAAATGCTGCGCGTGATAAAAAAACTGAAAACACTTTCCCCGCTCACCATTAAAGCAACTTTTTTAGGTGCACATGCAGTTCCATCAGGCACGACAAAAGAAAAATATATTGATGCAATTATAAATGAAATGCTTCCGCAGATCGCAGAAGAAAAACTGGCTGACTATTGCGATGTGTTCTGCGAGAAAGATTATTTTATGAAAGAAGACACGATAAAAATTCTTACAGCTGCAAATAAATTCGGACTGAAAGGAAAAGTTCATGCGGAACAGTTGAGCCACAGCGGTGGAGTTGAGGCAGGAGTTGAATGCGGTGGTATTTCAGTTGATCATCTTGAATTTGTGAATGACAATGATATTTCTCTTCTGAAAAAATCCGAAACTATGCCAACCATTCTTCCGGGTGCGCAGTATTTTCTCTGCCTGCAATATCCGCCTGCACGCAAAATGATTGACGCTGGTTTGCCTCTTGCTATTGCTTCTGATTACAATCCTGGCTCATCTCCAAGCGGAAATATGAACTTTATGGTTGCTCATGCCTGCGTTCATTATAAACTCACGCCTGAAGAAGCGATTAATGCAGCAACAATAAATTCCGCTTTCGCAATGAATTTATCCGCAACACACGGAAGCATTGCCATAGGAAAGCAGGCGAATATTTTCATTACCAAAGAAATTCCTGACTATTCATTCATTCCATATTCTTTTGCGAATGATTTAATTGGCATTGTTATCCTTAATGGAAAAATCCAAACATGA
- the gldF gene encoding gliding motility-associated ABC transporter permease subunit GldF → MLTLFKKEIRAFLSSLIGYIAICVFLLLIGLFLWILPTDSNILNNGYAGLDALFSLAPWVFLFLIPAITMRSFADEKKAGTIEFLLTKPLTDLQIILAKYFASVTLVLVSLLPTLIYYYTIYKLGNPVGNIDSGGTWGSYIGLFFLASAFSAIGIFASSLSDNQIVAFILAVFLCFFLYIGFEYISMLDLFGKVDDFILSLGINDHYTSMSRGVIDTRDVIYYLSIIGIFILLTKTTLESRKW, encoded by the coding sequence ATGCTTACGCTTTTCAAAAAAGAAATTCGCGCTTTCCTGAGTTCCCTCATCGGCTATATTGCCATCTGCGTTTTTCTTTTACTCATCGGATTGTTTTTGTGGATACTTCCAACGGATTCAAACATTCTCAACAACGGATACGCAGGACTTGACGCACTTTTCTCCCTCGCTCCATGGGTTTTTCTTTTCCTGATTCCTGCCATCACCATGCGTTCATTTGCAGATGAAAAAAAAGCGGGTACGATAGAATTTCTTTTAACAAAACCTCTCACCGACTTGCAAATCATCCTCGCAAAATATTTCGCAAGCGTTACACTGGTACTTGTTTCTTTGCTTCCTACTCTCATTTATTACTACACGATTTACAAACTCGGAAATCCTGTCGGCAATATTGATTCAGGCGGAACATGGGGCTCTTACATCGGGTTGTTTTTTCTGGCTTCTGCTTTCTCTGCTATAGGAATTTTTGCTTCCTCGCTATCCGATAACCAAATCGTTGCATTCATTCTCGCAGTGTTTCTTTGCTTTTTTCTCTACATCGGTTTTGAATACATCAGCATGCTTGATTTGTTCGGAAAGGTGGATGATTTTATTCTCTCGCTAGGTATCAACGACCATTATACATCCATGAGCCGCGGGGTAATTGATACGCGCGATGTGATTTATTATCTAAGCATAATCGGGATTTTTATTTTACTCACGAAAACAACTCTTGAAAGCCGAAAGTGGTAA
- a CDS encoding RecQ family ATP-dependent DNA helicase has protein sequence MTIQQILLKHWGYSQFRPLQEEIINSVLDENDTLALMPTGGGKSICFQVPALVKEGTCLVISPLIALMKDQVENLKAKGIKAMAITSAMNKREIDIAFDNCVHGNYKFLYLSPERLETEIARERIKKMKVNLIAVDEAHCISQWGYDFRPSYMKIAELRELVPAIPILALTATATPEVAKDIQQKLLFKKENLLKKSFERKNLAYVVVKEEDKMNRLLKIIAKIKGTGIVYVRNRKKTQEIADFLHRSKISADFYHAGLEAHIRDAKQESWIQNKVRVIVCTNAFGMGIDKPDVRFVVHMDLPDCIEAYFQEAGRAGRDEKKSYAVLLYNDSDKIEMEHNLQMSFPAMEEIKKTYQALANYFQIPIGAGQGSMFEFDISDFCSHYSLNHLIAFNAIKFLEKEGYISMTDAFYQPSRIHFSINKEELYKFQVEHTGFDEFIKLLLRSYSGVFDGYVKIAEQELGKRMGKSVDNIRALLNELEKLEVLSYLPQTEMPKMIFLRERIDAKNIHISSENFQKRKQKSVERKDGMLHYVESKTKCRNVMLLSYFGETDSYRCGICDFCLERNKLELSNLEFEKVTEQLKILLAKRSLSLSELVNAIKNSSEDKSIKVIQWLIDNNKLVYDEGNKLSWHK, from the coding sequence ATGACTATTCAGCAAATACTTCTTAAGCACTGGGGTTACAGTCAGTTTCGTCCCTTACAGGAAGAAATTATTAATTCTGTTCTTGATGAAAATGATACGCTTGCGCTGATGCCAACAGGTGGAGGTAAGTCAATTTGTTTTCAGGTTCCCGCATTAGTGAAAGAAGGAACCTGCCTTGTGATTTCTCCCCTCATCGCTTTAATGAAAGATCAGGTAGAAAATCTGAAAGCGAAAGGAATTAAGGCAATGGCGATAACATCCGCCATGAACAAAAGGGAAATTGACATTGCGTTTGATAATTGCGTGCACGGCAATTATAAATTTCTTTATCTCTCTCCTGAAAGACTGGAAACTGAGATTGCGCGTGAGAGAATTAAGAAAATGAAAGTAAACCTGATTGCAGTGGATGAAGCACATTGCATTTCTCAGTGGGGATATGATTTCCGTCCGAGCTATATGAAGATTGCTGAATTGCGGGAACTTGTTCCTGCAATTCCTATTCTGGCTCTTACTGCTACTGCTACTCCTGAAGTCGCAAAAGACATTCAGCAAAAACTTTTATTTAAAAAGGAAAATCTTCTGAAAAAAAGTTTTGAAAGAAAAAATCTTGCTTATGTGGTGGTGAAGGAAGAAGATAAAATGAATCGTCTTTTAAAAATCATTGCAAAAATTAAGGGAACTGGAATTGTGTATGTGCGTAACCGAAAAAAAACTCAGGAGATTGCAGATTTCCTTCATCGTAGTAAAATCAGCGCGGATTTTTATCACGCAGGACTTGAAGCTCATATTCGCGATGCGAAACAAGAATCGTGGATTCAGAATAAAGTACGTGTGATTGTTTGCACCAATGCCTTCGGTATGGGAATAGATAAGCCTGATGTTCGTTTTGTGGTTCACATGGATTTACCTGATTGTATTGAAGCGTATTTTCAGGAAGCGGGAAGGGCAGGGCGCGATGAAAAAAAATCATATGCGGTTTTGCTTTATAATGACTCAGATAAAATTGAAATGGAACACAATCTCCAGATGAGTTTTCCTGCCATGGAAGAGATAAAAAAAACATATCAGGCGCTTGCCAACTATTTTCAGATTCCCATTGGAGCAGGGCAAGGCAGCATGTTTGAATTTGACATAAGTGATTTCTGTTCGCATTATAGTTTGAATCATCTTATTGCTTTTAACGCCATAAAATTCCTTGAGAAGGAAGGATACATCTCGATGACAGATGCTTTTTATCAGCCCTCGCGGATTCATTTTAGCATTAATAAGGAAGAGTTGTATAAATTTCAGGTAGAACATACTGGGTTTGATGAATTCATAAAATTGTTATTACGATCTTATTCGGGTGTCTTTGACGGGTACGTAAAGATTGCTGAGCAGGAACTCGGAAAGAGAATGGGAAAATCAGTTGATAATATAAGAGCACTTCTTAATGAACTTGAAAAGTTGGAGGTGCTTTCTTATCTCCCTCAAACTGAAATGCCAAAAATGATTTTTCTCAGAGAAAGAATTGACGCAAAGAACATTCATATCTCATCTGAGAATTTTCAAAAAAGGAAACAAAAATCAGTTGAGCGGAAAGATGGGATGCTTCATTATGTTGAATCAAAAACTAAATGCCGAAACGTAATGCTCCTTTCTTATTTTGGCGAAACCGATTCTTACCGATGCGGCATCTGTGATTTCTGCCTTGAAAGAAACAAACTTGAATTGAGTAATCTTGAATTTGAAAAAGTGACTGAACAGTTGAAAATCCTGCTTGCAAAAAGATCGCTTTCACTTTCAGAATTGGTTAATGCTATAAAAAACTCGTCAGAGGATAAAAGCATTAAGGTGATTCAATGGCTGATAGATAATAATAAATTAGTGTATGACGAGGGCAACAAACTTTCTTGGCATAAATGA